From Myxocyprinus asiaticus isolate MX2 ecotype Aquarium Trade chromosome 25, UBuf_Myxa_2, whole genome shotgun sequence, one genomic window encodes:
- the LOC127415556 gene encoding ankyrin repeat domain-containing protein 34B-like, which translates to MLKLSDRSGSKTDTKILLDAISKDKVHLTRFILDALDGKIIDSKTEGAQTPLISAVFLQDPHSRSKFMNLLLQRGANVNHPDESGRTALSYACEMGYLDAVKILVKNNADPEVADIWGNTALMYAAVAGHSAIVEFLVRAFKRLGLQIDRQNKVGNSAFEVAKYLGHTDCLQALVSNSKRHHDGDVLAEKLSAVNVSADDNVERSSESFLEHLLSKEIHPTLLGKRLPEDGTQLPISLGRKRSLILRNRIQSMGSIEEYERESDASAPSTPQGLVFSGVLTPKPPQKLSPSPKHGEQLSTCPNSHLPPLIRDLSMPVFYSPRPSKTPSRTPPSGTLTGPLGILLTPIGKSGKEELDKAEKAKKLQFELPIRRFDDSYYQKRCSLPTSTLASGTSERHLMSLHKSKTMSKSPPNTETLDVPVSPQSSSSFSALSSRLLRRFTFPDFKKSSKELQEGCGAANGVSELPRSETFPLANNHPQVGNKPSIDSISAVKCEFDFQFKGAQNF; encoded by the coding sequence ATGCTGAAACTCTCCGACAGGAGCGGCTCCAAGACGGACACTAAAATTCTTCTGGACGCCATCTCTAAAGACAAGGTCCACCTCACCAGGTTCATCCTAGATGCTCTGGATGGGAAGATCATCGACTCAAAGACTGAAGGAGCGCAGACGCCTCTGATATCGGCCGTGTTTCTCCAGGATCCTCACTCAAGGAGCAAGTTCATGAATCTTCTGTTGCAGAGAGGCGCAAACGTGAATCACCCTGACGAGAGCGGCCGTACGGCGCTCAGTTACGCCTGTGAGATGGGATACCTGGACGCTGTGAAGATCCTGGTGAAAAACAACGCGGATCCGGAGGTGGCCGACATCTGGGGAAACACGGCTCTGATGTACGCGGCTGTTGCTGGACACTCGGCCATCGTGGAGTTTCTGGTCCGAGCTTTTAAAAGATTGGGACTCCAGATAGACCGGCAAAACAAAGTTGGCAACTCTGCCTTTGAGGTGGCCAAGTATCTCGGACACACTGACTGTTTACAAGCGCTTGTGAGTAACTCAAAGAGACATCATGATGGGGATGTCTTAGCTGAAAAACTGTCTGCTGTGAACGTCAGTGCCGATGATAATGTGGAGAGGTCCTCTGAGTCTTTTCTGGAGCATCTTCTGAGCAAGGAGATCCATCCAACTCTGCTAGGAAAACGTTTACCTGAAGATGGTACACAACTTCCCATCAGTTTAGGTCGTAAAAGGTCCCTCATTTTACGCAACAGGATACAGTCGATGGGCTCTATTGAGGAATATGAGAGGGAAAGTGATGCTTCAGCACCATCAACTCCTCAAGGTCTCGTGTTCTCTGGTGTTTTGACCCCCAAACCTCCTCAGAAACTCTCCCCGAGCCCCAAACATGGAGAACAACTGTCCACCTGTCCAAACAGCCACCTGCCCCCCTTGATCAGAGACCTCAGCATGCCCGTGTTTTACTCACCTAGACCCTCCAAAACACCTTCAAGAACTCCTCCATCAGGAACGCTGACTGGTCCTCTTGGCATTTTGTTGACTCCAATTGGGAAAAGTGGCAAAGAGGAACTAGATAAAGCTGAAAAAGCCAAGAAATTGCAGTTTGAATTACCCATCAGACGGTTTGATGACAGTTATTACCAGAAGAGATGTAGTTTACCGACCAGCACTCTGGCTTCAGGAACCTCAGAGCGTCACCTGATGTCTTTACACAAAAGCAAAACCATGTCGAAAAGCCCTCCAAACACTGAAACCCTCGACGTCCCTGTCTCACCACAGAGCTCCAGCTCGTTCAGCGCACTCAGCAGCAGATTGTTGAGGAGATTCACTTTTCCAGACTTCAAGAAGAGCAGCAAAGAGTTGCAGGAGGGTTGTGGCGCAGCGAATGGAGTGTCTGAACTGCCGAGGTCAGAAACTTTTCCCCTGGCGAATAATCACCCTCAGGTTGGAAACAAGCCGAGCATAGACAGCATCAGTGCAGTGAAGTGTGAGTTTGACTTTCAGTTTAAAGGCGCTCAGAACTTCTGA